A genomic region of Ornithorhynchus anatinus isolate Pmale09 chromosome 7, mOrnAna1.pri.v4, whole genome shotgun sequence contains the following coding sequences:
- the GTF3C3 gene encoding general transcription factor 3C polypeptide 3 isoform X4, whose amino-acid sequence MSGFSPELIDYLEGKISFEEFERRREERKTPHRKAAQERGKAAPEGTPAAAQPETPSSSSSSGKAPAEPRGPESGEGETADGISKSVQRVFASMIGESEDREEEDEDEEEEEEEEEEEEEEEEEEEAARQPTAGDVFVLEMVLNRETKKMMKEKRPRSKLPRALRGLMGEANIRFARGERDEAVVMCMEIIRQAPLAHEPFSTLAMIYEDQGDVEKSLQFELIAAHLNPSDTEEWVRLAEMSLEQDNVKQAIFCYTKALKYDAANVRFLWERSSLYEQMGEHKLAMDGYRRVLALLSPLDGERFMQLARDMAKSYYEANDVASAINVVEEAFSKHRGLVSMEDVNIAAELYTANKQFDKALEVITDFSGIVLEKSAAGEGPPEDGGEKVTCTVPEGVPMDITVKLMVCLVHLHILEPLNPLLTGLVEQNPEDMGDLYLDVAEAFLDVGEYGSALPLLSALVCSERYNLAVVWLRHAECLKALGHMESAAQSYAKVVGLAPLHLDARIALSTLQQQLGRPDKALEALEPMYDPDTLAQDANAAQQAR is encoded by the exons AGCGAAAAACGCCCCACAGAAAA GCCgcgcaggagagagggaaagcggCTCCCGAGgggacccccgccgccgcccagccGGAGACCccgtcttcctcctcatcctccggAAAGGCGCCCGCCGAACCCCGCGGCCCGGAGAGCGGGGAAG GAGAGACGGCCGACGGCATCAGCAAGTCTGTGCAGCGCGTCTTCGCCTCCATGATTGGCGAGAGCgaagacagggaggaagaggacgaggacgaggaggaggaggaagaggaggaggaggaggaggaggaggaggaggaggaggaggaggccgcccgGCAGCCGACGGCCGGAGACGTGTTCGTGCTGGAGATGGTGCTGAACCGGGAGACCAAGAAGATGATGAAG GAGAAGAGGCCCCGGAGCAAGCTCCCGCGGGCGCTTCGCGGCCTCATGGGCGAGGCCAACATCCGCTTCGCGCGTGGAGAGCGGGACGAGGCCGTCGTCATGTGCATGGAGATCATCAGACAAG CTCCGCTGGCCCACGAGCCCTTCTCCACGCTGGCCATGATCTACGAGGACCAGGGGGACGTGGAGAAGTCGCTGCAGTTCGAGCTGATCGCCGCCCACCTGAACCCCAGCGACACGGAGGAGTGGGTCCGCCTGGCCGAGATGTCCCTGGAGCAGGACAACGTCAAGCAGGCCATCTTCTGCTACACCAAAG cGCTGAAGTACGACGCGGCCAACGTGCGCTTCCTCTGGGAGCGGTCCAGCCTGTACGAGCAGATGGGCGAGCACAAGCTGGCCATGGACGGCTACCGCCGGGTCCTCGCCCTCCTGTCCCCGCTGGACGGCGAGCGCTTCATGCAGCTGGCCAGGGACATGGCCAA GAGCTATTACGAAGCCAACGACGTCGCTTCGGCCATCAACGTCGTCGAAGAGGCGTTCTCCAAGCACCGCGGCCTCGTCTCCATGGAAGACGTCAACATCGCGGCCGAGCTCTACACGGCCAACAAGCAGTTTGACAAGGCACTGGAG GTCATCACCGATTTTTCCGGCATCGTCCTGGAGAAGAGCGCGGCTGGGGAAGGCCCGCCGGAGGACGGCGGAG AGAAGGTGACGTGCACGGTCCCGGAAGGGGTCCCCATGGACATCACCGTGAAGCTGATGGTCTGCCtggtccacctccacatcctggAGCCGCTCAAC CCGCTCCTGACCGGCCTGGTGGAGCAGAACCCGGAGGACATGGGAGACCTGTACCTGGACGTGGCGGAGGCCTTCCTGGACGTGGGCGAGTACGGCTCGGCCCTGCCGCTCCTCAGCGCGCTGGTCTGCTCCGAGCGCTACAACCTGGCCGTCGTCTGGCTGCGCCACGCCG AGTGCCTGAAGGCCCTGGGGCACATGGAGAGCGCCGCCCAGAGCTACGCCAAGGTGGTGGGCCTGGCCCCGCTTCACCTGGACGCCCGCATCGCCCTGTCCACGCTCCAGCAGCAGCTCGGACGCCCCGACAAGGCGCTGGAGGCCCTGGAGCCCATGTACGACCCGGACACCCTGGCCCAGGACGCCAACGCCGCCCAGCAG GCAAGATGA
- the GTF3C3 gene encoding general transcription factor 3C polypeptide 3 isoform X3, whose translation MSGFSPELIDYLEGKISFEEFERRREERKTPHRKAAQERGKAAPEGTPAAAQPETPSSSSSSGKAPAEPRGPESGEGETADGISKSVQRVFASMIGESEDREEEDEDEEEEEEEEEEEEEEEEEEEAARQPTAGDVFVLEMVLNRETKKMMKEKRPRSKLPRALRGLMGEANIRFARGERDEAVVMCMEIIRQAPLAHEPFSTLAMIYEDQGDVEKSLQFELIAAHLNPSDTEEWVRLAEMSLEQDNVKQAIFCYTKALKYDAANVRFLWERSSLYEQMGEHKLAMDGYRRVLALLSPLDGERFMQLARDMAKSYYEANDVASAINVVEEAFSKHRGLVSMEDVNIAAELYTANKQFDKALEVITDFSGIVLEKSAAGEGPPEDGGEKVTCTVPEGVPMDITVKLMVCLVHLHILEPLNPLLTGLVEQNPEDMGDLYLDVAEAFLDVGEYGSALPLLSALVCSERYNLAVVWLRHAAAARTPRQGAGGPGAHVRPGHPGPGRQRRPAGAEAVAAPVHPALLPRQDERLRGHPADHAGHAFKGRHEQSPGLPDLQLQVGGEAPLPHQGVAGQDLG comes from the exons AGCGAAAAACGCCCCACAGAAAA GCCgcgcaggagagagggaaagcggCTCCCGAGgggacccccgccgccgcccagccGGAGACCccgtcttcctcctcatcctccggAAAGGCGCCCGCCGAACCCCGCGGCCCGGAGAGCGGGGAAG GAGAGACGGCCGACGGCATCAGCAAGTCTGTGCAGCGCGTCTTCGCCTCCATGATTGGCGAGAGCgaagacagggaggaagaggacgaggacgaggaggaggaggaagaggaggaggaggaggaggaggaggaggaggaggaggaggaggccgcccgGCAGCCGACGGCCGGAGACGTGTTCGTGCTGGAGATGGTGCTGAACCGGGAGACCAAGAAGATGATGAAG GAGAAGAGGCCCCGGAGCAAGCTCCCGCGGGCGCTTCGCGGCCTCATGGGCGAGGCCAACATCCGCTTCGCGCGTGGAGAGCGGGACGAGGCCGTCGTCATGTGCATGGAGATCATCAGACAAG CTCCGCTGGCCCACGAGCCCTTCTCCACGCTGGCCATGATCTACGAGGACCAGGGGGACGTGGAGAAGTCGCTGCAGTTCGAGCTGATCGCCGCCCACCTGAACCCCAGCGACACGGAGGAGTGGGTCCGCCTGGCCGAGATGTCCCTGGAGCAGGACAACGTCAAGCAGGCCATCTTCTGCTACACCAAAG cGCTGAAGTACGACGCGGCCAACGTGCGCTTCCTCTGGGAGCGGTCCAGCCTGTACGAGCAGATGGGCGAGCACAAGCTGGCCATGGACGGCTACCGCCGGGTCCTCGCCCTCCTGTCCCCGCTGGACGGCGAGCGCTTCATGCAGCTGGCCAGGGACATGGCCAA GAGCTATTACGAAGCCAACGACGTCGCTTCGGCCATCAACGTCGTCGAAGAGGCGTTCTCCAAGCACCGCGGCCTCGTCTCCATGGAAGACGTCAACATCGCGGCCGAGCTCTACACGGCCAACAAGCAGTTTGACAAGGCACTGGAG GTCATCACCGATTTTTCCGGCATCGTCCTGGAGAAGAGCGCGGCTGGGGAAGGCCCGCCGGAGGACGGCGGAG AGAAGGTGACGTGCACGGTCCCGGAAGGGGTCCCCATGGACATCACCGTGAAGCTGATGGTCTGCCtggtccacctccacatcctggAGCCGCTCAAC CCGCTCCTGACCGGCCTGGTGGAGCAGAACCCGGAGGACATGGGAGACCTGTACCTGGACGTGGCGGAGGCCTTCCTGGACGTGGGCGAGTACGGCTCGGCCCTGCCGCTCCTCAGCGCGCTGGTCTGCTCCGAGCGCTACAACCTGGCCGTCGTCTGGCTGCGCCACGCCG CAGCAGCTCGGACGCCCCGACAAGGCGCTGGAGGCCCTGGAGCCCATGTACGACCCGGACACCCTGGCCCAGGACGCCAACGCCGCCCAGCAG GAGCTGAAGCTGTTGCTGCACCGGTCCACCCTGCTCTACTCCCAAGGCAAGATGAGCGGCTACGTGGACACCCTGCTGACCATGCTGGCCATGCTTTTAAAG GTCGCCATGAACAGAGCCCAGGTCTGCCTGATCTCCAGCTCCAAGTCGGGGGAGAGGCACCTCTACCTCATCAAGGTGTCGCGGGACAAGATCTCGGGTAA
- the GTF3C3 gene encoding general transcription factor 3C polypeptide 3 isoform X2 codes for MSGFSPELIDYLEGKISFEEFERRREERKTPHRKAAQERGKAAPEGTPAAAQPETPSSSSSSGKAPAEPRGPESGEGETADGISKSVQRVFASMIGESEDREEEDEDEEEEEEEEEEEEEEEEEEEAARQPTAGDVFVLEMVLNRETKKMMKEKRPRSKLPRALRGLMGEANIRFARGERDEAVVMCMEIIRQAPLAHEPFSTLAMIYEDQGDVEKSLQFELIAAHLNPSDTEEWVRLAEMSLEQDNVKQAIFCYTKALKYDAANVRFLWERSSLYEQMGEHKLAMDGYRRVLALLSPLDGERFMQLARDMAKSYYEANDVASAINVVEEAFSKHRGLVSMEDVNIAAELYTANKQFDKALEVITDFSGIVLEKSAAGEGPPEDGGEKVTCTVPEGVPMDITVKLMVCLVHLHILEPLNPLLTGLVEQNPEDMGDLYLDVAEAFLDVGEYGSALPLLSALVCSERYNLAVVWLRHAAAARTPRQGAGGPGAHVRPGHPGPGRQRRPAGKMSGYVDTLLTMLAMLLKVAMNRAQVCLISSSKSGERHLYLIKVSRDKISGNDDQETANCDAKAVLAVLSGVLTKEDWWNVVLKAVDALCELARYQEAELLVDSSLEYYSFYDDRQKRRELEHLGLSAAILDNNFRKAYNYIRIMVMENVNRPQLWNVFNQVTMHSQDVRHHRFCLRLMLKHPDNHALCVLNGHNAFVSGSFKHALGQYVQAFRAHPSDPLYSLCIGLTFVHMASQKYVLKRHALIVQGFSFLHRYLNLRGPCQEAFYNLGRALHQLGLQHAAVHYYRKALDLPPVVVRGMDPDQVDLRRDVAYNLALIYQNSGNLGLARRLLYTWGSV; via the exons AGCGAAAAACGCCCCACAGAAAA GCCgcgcaggagagagggaaagcggCTCCCGAGgggacccccgccgccgcccagccGGAGACCccgtcttcctcctcatcctccggAAAGGCGCCCGCCGAACCCCGCGGCCCGGAGAGCGGGGAAG GAGAGACGGCCGACGGCATCAGCAAGTCTGTGCAGCGCGTCTTCGCCTCCATGATTGGCGAGAGCgaagacagggaggaagaggacgaggacgaggaggaggaggaagaggaggaggaggaggaggaggaggaggaggaggaggaggaggccgcccgGCAGCCGACGGCCGGAGACGTGTTCGTGCTGGAGATGGTGCTGAACCGGGAGACCAAGAAGATGATGAAG GAGAAGAGGCCCCGGAGCAAGCTCCCGCGGGCGCTTCGCGGCCTCATGGGCGAGGCCAACATCCGCTTCGCGCGTGGAGAGCGGGACGAGGCCGTCGTCATGTGCATGGAGATCATCAGACAAG CTCCGCTGGCCCACGAGCCCTTCTCCACGCTGGCCATGATCTACGAGGACCAGGGGGACGTGGAGAAGTCGCTGCAGTTCGAGCTGATCGCCGCCCACCTGAACCCCAGCGACACGGAGGAGTGGGTCCGCCTGGCCGAGATGTCCCTGGAGCAGGACAACGTCAAGCAGGCCATCTTCTGCTACACCAAAG cGCTGAAGTACGACGCGGCCAACGTGCGCTTCCTCTGGGAGCGGTCCAGCCTGTACGAGCAGATGGGCGAGCACAAGCTGGCCATGGACGGCTACCGCCGGGTCCTCGCCCTCCTGTCCCCGCTGGACGGCGAGCGCTTCATGCAGCTGGCCAGGGACATGGCCAA GAGCTATTACGAAGCCAACGACGTCGCTTCGGCCATCAACGTCGTCGAAGAGGCGTTCTCCAAGCACCGCGGCCTCGTCTCCATGGAAGACGTCAACATCGCGGCCGAGCTCTACACGGCCAACAAGCAGTTTGACAAGGCACTGGAG GTCATCACCGATTTTTCCGGCATCGTCCTGGAGAAGAGCGCGGCTGGGGAAGGCCCGCCGGAGGACGGCGGAG AGAAGGTGACGTGCACGGTCCCGGAAGGGGTCCCCATGGACATCACCGTGAAGCTGATGGTCTGCCtggtccacctccacatcctggAGCCGCTCAAC CCGCTCCTGACCGGCCTGGTGGAGCAGAACCCGGAGGACATGGGAGACCTGTACCTGGACGTGGCGGAGGCCTTCCTGGACGTGGGCGAGTACGGCTCGGCCCTGCCGCTCCTCAGCGCGCTGGTCTGCTCCGAGCGCTACAACCTGGCCGTCGTCTGGCTGCGCCACGCCG CAGCAGCTCGGACGCCCCGACAAGGCGCTGGAGGCCCTGGAGCCCATGTACGACCCGGACACCCTGGCCCAGGACGCCAACGCCGCCCAGCAG GCAAGATGAGCGGCTACGTGGACACCCTGCTGACCATGCTGGCCATGCTTTTAAAG GTCGCCATGAACAGAGCCCAGGTCTGCCTGATCTCCAGCTCCAAGTCGGGGGAGAGGCACCTCTACCTCATCAAGGTGTCGCGGGACAAGATCTCGGGTAACGACGACCAGGAGACGGCCAACTGCGACGCCAAAG CCGTCCTGGCGGTGCTGAGCGGCGTCCTGACGAAGGAGGACTGGTGGAACGTGGTGCTGAAGGCGGTGGACGCCCTGTGCGAGCTGGCCCGCTACCAGGAGGCCGAGCTGCTGGTGGACTCGTCCCTGGAGTACTACTCCTTCTACGACGACCGGCAGAAGCGCCGAGAGCTGGAGCACCTGGGCCTGTCCGCCGCCATCCTGGACAACAACTTCCGCAAGGCCTACAACTACATCag GATCATGGTGATGGAGAACGTGAACAGGCCGCAGCTGTGGAACGTCTTCAACCAGGTGACGATGCACTCGCAGGACGTGCGGCATCACCGCTTCTGCCTCCGCCTGATGCTCAAACACCCCGACAACCACGCCCTCTGCGTCCTCAACGGCCACAACGCCTTCGTGTCCGGCAGCTTCAAGCACGCGCTCG GCCAGTACGTGCAGGCCTTCCGGGCGCACCCTAGCGACCCGCTCTACAGCCTGTGCATCGGCCTGACCTTCGTGCACATGGCCTCCCAGAAGTACGTGCTGAAGAGGCACGCGCTCATCGTGCAG ggcttctccttcctccaccgCTACCTGAACCTGCGCGGGCCTTGCCAGGAGGCCTTCTACAACCTGGGCCGCGCCCTCCACCAGCTGGGCCTGCAGCACGCCGCCGTCCATTACTACCGCAAGGCGCTGGACCTGCCGCCCGTCGTCGTCCGG GGCATGGATCCCGACCAGGTGGACCTGCGCCGAGACGTGGCCTACAACCTCGCCCTCATCTACCAGAACAGCGGGAACCTGGGCCTGGCCCGCCGGCTCCTCTACACCTGGGGCTCCGTGTGA
- the GTF3C3 gene encoding general transcription factor 3C polypeptide 3 isoform X1: MSGFSPELIDYLEGKISFEEFERRREERKTPHRKAAQERGKAAPEGTPAAAQPETPSSSSSSGKAPAEPRGPESGEGETADGISKSVQRVFASMIGESEDREEEDEDEEEEEEEEEEEEEEEEEEEAARQPTAGDVFVLEMVLNRETKKMMKEKRPRSKLPRALRGLMGEANIRFARGERDEAVVMCMEIIRQAPLAHEPFSTLAMIYEDQGDVEKSLQFELIAAHLNPSDTEEWVRLAEMSLEQDNVKQAIFCYTKALKYDAANVRFLWERSSLYEQMGEHKLAMDGYRRVLALLSPLDGERFMQLARDMAKSYYEANDVASAINVVEEAFSKHRGLVSMEDVNIAAELYTANKQFDKALEVITDFSGIVLEKSAAGEGPPEDGGEKVTCTVPEGVPMDITVKLMVCLVHLHILEPLNPLLTGLVEQNPEDMGDLYLDVAEAFLDVGEYGSALPLLSALVCSERYNLAVVWLRHAECLKALGHMESAAQSYAKVVGLAPLHLDARIALSTLQQQLGRPDKALEALEPMYDPDTLAQDANAAQQELKLLLHRSTLLYSQGKMSGYVDTLLTMLAMLLKVAMNRAQVCLISSSKSGERHLYLIKVSRDKISGNDDQETANCDAKAVLAVLSGVLTKEDWWNVVLKAVDALCELARYQEAELLVDSSLEYYSFYDDRQKRRELEHLGLSAAILDNNFRKAYNYIRIMVMENVNRPQLWNVFNQVTMHSQDVRHHRFCLRLMLKHPDNHALCVLNGHNAFVSGSFKHALGQYVQAFRAHPSDPLYSLCIGLTFVHMASQKYVLKRHALIVQGFSFLHRYLNLRGPCQEAFYNLGRALHQLGLQHAAVHYYRKALDLPPVVVRGMDPDQVDLRRDVAYNLALIYQNSGNLGLARRLLYTWGSV; encoded by the exons AGCGAAAAACGCCCCACAGAAAA GCCgcgcaggagagagggaaagcggCTCCCGAGgggacccccgccgccgcccagccGGAGACCccgtcttcctcctcatcctccggAAAGGCGCCCGCCGAACCCCGCGGCCCGGAGAGCGGGGAAG GAGAGACGGCCGACGGCATCAGCAAGTCTGTGCAGCGCGTCTTCGCCTCCATGATTGGCGAGAGCgaagacagggaggaagaggacgaggacgaggaggaggaggaagaggaggaggaggaggaggaggaggaggaggaggaggaggaggccgcccgGCAGCCGACGGCCGGAGACGTGTTCGTGCTGGAGATGGTGCTGAACCGGGAGACCAAGAAGATGATGAAG GAGAAGAGGCCCCGGAGCAAGCTCCCGCGGGCGCTTCGCGGCCTCATGGGCGAGGCCAACATCCGCTTCGCGCGTGGAGAGCGGGACGAGGCCGTCGTCATGTGCATGGAGATCATCAGACAAG CTCCGCTGGCCCACGAGCCCTTCTCCACGCTGGCCATGATCTACGAGGACCAGGGGGACGTGGAGAAGTCGCTGCAGTTCGAGCTGATCGCCGCCCACCTGAACCCCAGCGACACGGAGGAGTGGGTCCGCCTGGCCGAGATGTCCCTGGAGCAGGACAACGTCAAGCAGGCCATCTTCTGCTACACCAAAG cGCTGAAGTACGACGCGGCCAACGTGCGCTTCCTCTGGGAGCGGTCCAGCCTGTACGAGCAGATGGGCGAGCACAAGCTGGCCATGGACGGCTACCGCCGGGTCCTCGCCCTCCTGTCCCCGCTGGACGGCGAGCGCTTCATGCAGCTGGCCAGGGACATGGCCAA GAGCTATTACGAAGCCAACGACGTCGCTTCGGCCATCAACGTCGTCGAAGAGGCGTTCTCCAAGCACCGCGGCCTCGTCTCCATGGAAGACGTCAACATCGCGGCCGAGCTCTACACGGCCAACAAGCAGTTTGACAAGGCACTGGAG GTCATCACCGATTTTTCCGGCATCGTCCTGGAGAAGAGCGCGGCTGGGGAAGGCCCGCCGGAGGACGGCGGAG AGAAGGTGACGTGCACGGTCCCGGAAGGGGTCCCCATGGACATCACCGTGAAGCTGATGGTCTGCCtggtccacctccacatcctggAGCCGCTCAAC CCGCTCCTGACCGGCCTGGTGGAGCAGAACCCGGAGGACATGGGAGACCTGTACCTGGACGTGGCGGAGGCCTTCCTGGACGTGGGCGAGTACGGCTCGGCCCTGCCGCTCCTCAGCGCGCTGGTCTGCTCCGAGCGCTACAACCTGGCCGTCGTCTGGCTGCGCCACGCCG AGTGCCTGAAGGCCCTGGGGCACATGGAGAGCGCCGCCCAGAGCTACGCCAAGGTGGTGGGCCTGGCCCCGCTTCACCTGGACGCCCGCATCGCCCTGTCCACGCTCCAGCAGCAGCTCGGACGCCCCGACAAGGCGCTGGAGGCCCTGGAGCCCATGTACGACCCGGACACCCTGGCCCAGGACGCCAACGCCGCCCAGCAG GAGCTGAAGCTGTTGCTGCACCGGTCCACCCTGCTCTACTCCCAAGGCAAGATGAGCGGCTACGTGGACACCCTGCTGACCATGCTGGCCATGCTTTTAAAG GTCGCCATGAACAGAGCCCAGGTCTGCCTGATCTCCAGCTCCAAGTCGGGGGAGAGGCACCTCTACCTCATCAAGGTGTCGCGGGACAAGATCTCGGGTAACGACGACCAGGAGACGGCCAACTGCGACGCCAAAG CCGTCCTGGCGGTGCTGAGCGGCGTCCTGACGAAGGAGGACTGGTGGAACGTGGTGCTGAAGGCGGTGGACGCCCTGTGCGAGCTGGCCCGCTACCAGGAGGCCGAGCTGCTGGTGGACTCGTCCCTGGAGTACTACTCCTTCTACGACGACCGGCAGAAGCGCCGAGAGCTGGAGCACCTGGGCCTGTCCGCCGCCATCCTGGACAACAACTTCCGCAAGGCCTACAACTACATCag GATCATGGTGATGGAGAACGTGAACAGGCCGCAGCTGTGGAACGTCTTCAACCAGGTGACGATGCACTCGCAGGACGTGCGGCATCACCGCTTCTGCCTCCGCCTGATGCTCAAACACCCCGACAACCACGCCCTCTGCGTCCTCAACGGCCACAACGCCTTCGTGTCCGGCAGCTTCAAGCACGCGCTCG GCCAGTACGTGCAGGCCTTCCGGGCGCACCCTAGCGACCCGCTCTACAGCCTGTGCATCGGCCTGACCTTCGTGCACATGGCCTCCCAGAAGTACGTGCTGAAGAGGCACGCGCTCATCGTGCAG ggcttctccttcctccaccgCTACCTGAACCTGCGCGGGCCTTGCCAGGAGGCCTTCTACAACCTGGGCCGCGCCCTCCACCAGCTGGGCCTGCAGCACGCCGCCGTCCATTACTACCGCAAGGCGCTGGACCTGCCGCCCGTCGTCGTCCGG GGCATGGATCCCGACCAGGTGGACCTGCGCCGAGACGTGGCCTACAACCTCGCCCTCATCTACCAGAACAGCGGGAACCTGGGCCTGGCCCGCCGGCTCCTCTACACCTGGGGCTCCGTGTGA